ATAAATTATATTTTTCTTTTATTAATTTTATATATTCTCTTTTTTGTCTAATTTCATAATTTAAGTCAGGATTTTCTTCTAATAAATTAGGAGTATTTTTAATTGTGACTATTATTTCTTTATTTATCATTGGTCCATAATGTATAACATCTTTATAATTATCCAAATTATCAGTTATATTTTCTTTAAATTGAAAATCATAAACTGCCACATTTTTTTGATTTTTTAATTTATTTATAACATAATATTTGAATTTTAAAATATCTTCTAAGCAATTATATTTTTCAACAAAATACCACCAAATAGAACTATATGGTGGAAAATATATTTTATATTCAACTTGCGGATTAAATTCAATTAGTTTATAAAATTCATCAAAATTCTCTTTCATTTTTTTATAAGAATATCCTTTTTTTAATTCAGATAACTCATTAGTATTTTGAAATCCCCATGGAGTGTCAGAATTAAAATTAAGTACTTTATCTTTTAAATAAGTATGATTATCTCCCCAATAACTATAACTTTCTAACCAATTGTAATTTTTTTCCTCTATAATTCCTTTTAAAACATTTTTCAAAATTTCAAAATTATATAAATATTTAATTTTTGCTATTTTCGAATCTTTATAAACGAACTCTTGCAATGGAACTCTACTTTCATTCAATTCTGTATTGTAACTAAAAACGTCAAGCCCATATATTATAGTATTCACTTTTTTCGCTTGTAATATTATTTCTAATAATCTTCTTTGTTCATAATTTGTTGATCCAGAAATTGAAAGATTAATTGCCTCCTTGTTAAATAATCTTTCTAAATCTTTTTTCAATATATTTTCAGAAGTCGAAGTCCCTATTACAGCAACTTTATAATTATAATTTTTTGCTATTCCTGGATTTAATAATCGTTGCTCTCCTTTACCATACTCATTACTCCCAAATTGCTGAAGTGGATCAATCTTAAATACCAATAATGCTAATAATAACAAACCTCCAAGTAACAAACCTATTCCTAAATAAAAAAAATTTTTTTGCATATAAAAACTCACTCCTAAAAATTAAAGTACAAAAAGCTAGCTATTCTATTTAAAAATAAAATACTTCCTAATAAATAAAACGATTGCTCAATGAGACTATTCACTTTAAAATTAAATTTATTAACCTTAAAGATGCTATTTTTTAATAAAAAAACTATTATTATACCTAAAATCAATATTGCTAAACTTATTTTATTATCTAAAATAGAAATTATTGACATTTTATAATTAATTGATATTCCTTCAGATAATGAATTTATATTCCCCATTCCTTTTATAATTTTTAAAGCTTTTTCTATATTATTAGCTCTAAAAAATATCCAAAAAATATTTATTAAAAACATTGTAATTATCCATCCTAAAATTTTAGGCATCTTCATTCCAAAATTTTTCCATGTTCTATGAATTAATATAGAAATTCCATGAAATCCTCCCCAAATTAAAAAATTCCATCCCGCACCATGCCATATTCCACTTACAAGAAAAACAATCAGTAAATTCCTTAAAGTTTTTAATTCTCCTCTTTTATTTCCTCCAAGAGGAATATATAAATAATTAGTTAAAAATCTTCCCAATGTCATATGCCATTTTTTCCAGAATTCTTGTATATTTGTAGATTTATATGGTGAATCAAAATTTAAT
The sequence above is drawn from the Cetobacterium somerae ATCC BAA-474 genome and encodes:
- a CDS encoding MBOAT family O-acyltransferase, with translation FYVYKLILTPSIFKSNIMLLKLILPLGISFFTFQQLSFIIDNYKRRNLKKYDFLSYCLFVTFFPQLIAGPIVSPEEMIPQFENKKNKAINYENMSKGLYLFSIGLAKKVLLADSVSPFVDAGFDKMTSLTFIEAWLTSISYTIQLYFDFSGYCDMAMGVALMFNIILPLNFDSPYKSTNIQEFWKKWHMTLGRFLTNYLYIPLGGNKRGELKTLRNLLIVFLVSGIWHGAGWNFLIWGGFHGISILIHRTWKNFGMKMPKILGWIITMFLINIFWIFFRANNIEKALKIIKGMGNINSLSEGISINYKMSIISILDNKISLAILILGIIIVFLLKNSIFKVNKFNFKVNSLIEQSFYLLGSILFLNRIASFLYFNF